The Microlunatus antarcticus genome window below encodes:
- the fdh gene encoding formate dehydrogenase encodes MDIKKTFLDWPVLRQLTGGDPLGRGAAVQSPKTRAITPRTATADKVVQSVCPYCAVGCGQRVFVKDGHVTQIEGDPDSPVSRGRLCPKGSASEQLVNSPGRATTMLYRRPKSDRWERIGVEQATDMIADRMVESRKRWWQDTDEHGRPVRRTMGIAALGGATLDNEENYLIKKLFTAMGAIQIENQARIUHSATVPSLGASFGRGGATNFLQDLQQADCIVIEGSNMAECHPVGFQWVMEAKARGAKVIHIDPRFTRTSAVADTHVPIRAGSDIVFLGAVINYILSNDKYFHDYVVAYTNAATLVSEDFTDVDDLDGVFSGYDPETGTYDTASWSYEGVGEHSAGGGPASAPGEKEQGEGATGGSEESEQSESDRGAGHELGGHGAALEHSEVKRDETLQHPRTVFQVLKRHFARYTPEMVQETCGISAEQLLEVCEAVTENSGRDRTTCWVYSVGWTHHTVGVQMIRTSAIVQLLLGNVGRPGGGILALRGHASIQGSTDIPTLFNLLPGYLPMPKVGPHDSLDEYVGEIASPDQKGFWVNSKSYMVSLMKAWWGDAATEENDYAFGYLPRLTGDHGTYATVMSMLRDEIDGYFLLGQNPAVGSAHGKMQRLGLSHLKWLVVRDLNLIESATFWSDAPEIETGELKTDEIDTEVFFFPAASHVEKGGTFTQTQRMLQWHHKAVEPPGDAQSELEFFYLLGQKIRARLAGSTDHRDRPILDLTWDYPLDESGEISADAVLQEINGFHLTGDKAGQPLNTFNEMKPDGSTSGGCWIYTGVYADGVNQSMRRKAGRDQSWVAPEWGWAWPMNRRTLYNRASADPEGKPWSERKALVWWDAEAKKWTGHDVPDFEIGKDPSYRPPEGASGPAGLAGDDPFIMQADGKGWLYAPAGLLDGPMPTHYEPAESPVSNPMYRQQANPTREVFPREDNLQNPSGDEPGSEFYPYVFTTYRLTEHHTAGGMSRFQPYLSELQPEFFCEVSPELARERGLENNGWATIISARTAIEARVLVTERVAPLWIGGKTVHQIGLPYHWGVGNQALITGDSANDLFGVTLDPNVHIQETKVSSCDIQPGRRPRGPALLEYVAAHRERAGVTTATGNVQRTPPEDADGQHARSVHASNHGDEAGHPDEGSR; translated from the coding sequence ATGGACATCAAGAAGACGTTCCTGGACTGGCCGGTGCTGCGTCAGCTCACCGGTGGCGACCCGCTGGGTCGTGGTGCGGCGGTGCAGTCGCCCAAGACCCGCGCCATCACGCCGCGCACCGCCACGGCCGACAAGGTCGTGCAGAGCGTGTGCCCGTACTGCGCCGTGGGTTGCGGTCAGCGGGTGTTCGTGAAGGACGGTCACGTCACCCAGATCGAGGGCGACCCCGACTCCCCCGTCTCGCGTGGCCGCCTGTGCCCCAAGGGCTCGGCCAGCGAGCAGCTGGTCAACTCCCCCGGCCGCGCCACGACGATGCTCTACCGCCGCCCGAAGAGCGACCGCTGGGAGCGCATCGGGGTCGAGCAGGCCACCGACATGATCGCCGACCGCATGGTCGAGTCCCGCAAGCGCTGGTGGCAGGACACCGACGAGCACGGTCGTCCGGTCCGCCGCACGATGGGCATCGCCGCCCTCGGGGGCGCGACGCTGGACAACGAAGAGAACTACCTGATCAAGAAGCTCTTCACCGCCATGGGCGCCATCCAGATCGAGAACCAGGCCCGTATTTGACACAGCGCCACGGTTCCCAGTCTGGGAGCCTCCTTCGGCCGTGGTGGCGCGACCAACTTCCTGCAGGACCTCCAGCAGGCTGACTGCATCGTCATCGAGGGCTCCAACATGGCCGAGTGCCATCCGGTGGGGTTCCAGTGGGTGATGGAGGCCAAGGCGCGCGGCGCCAAGGTCATCCACATCGACCCGCGCTTCACCCGGACCTCGGCGGTGGCGGACACGCACGTCCCGATCCGGGCGGGCAGCGACATCGTGTTCCTGGGCGCGGTGATCAACTACATCCTGAGCAACGACAAGTACTTCCACGACTACGTCGTCGCCTACACGAACGCGGCCACGCTGGTCAGCGAGGACTTCACCGACGTCGACGACCTCGACGGCGTGTTCTCGGGCTACGACCCCGAGACGGGCACGTACGACACGGCAAGCTGGTCGTACGAGGGCGTCGGCGAGCACTCGGCCGGCGGCGGTCCTGCCTCCGCGCCCGGTGAGAAGGAGCAGGGCGAGGGCGCGACCGGTGGCTCCGAGGAGTCCGAGCAGTCCGAGAGCGACCGCGGCGCGGGCCACGAGCTCGGCGGCCACGGTGCCGCGCTGGAGCACTCCGAGGTCAAGCGCGACGAGACGCTGCAGCACCCGCGCACCGTCTTCCAGGTGCTCAAGCGGCACTTCGCCCGCTACACCCCGGAGATGGTCCAGGAGACCTGCGGCATCTCGGCCGAGCAGCTGCTCGAGGTCTGCGAGGCCGTCACCGAGAACAGCGGCCGCGACCGCACGACCTGCTGGGTCTACTCGGTCGGCTGGACCCACCACACGGTGGGCGTGCAGATGATCCGGACGTCGGCGATCGTCCAGCTGCTGCTGGGCAACGTGGGCCGTCCGGGCGGCGGGATCCTCGCGCTGCGCGGTCACGCCAGCATCCAGGGCTCGACCGACATCCCGACGCTGTTCAACCTGCTGCCGGGCTACCTGCCGATGCCGAAGGTCGGGCCGCACGACTCGCTCGACGAGTACGTCGGCGAGATCGCCAGCCCCGACCAGAAGGGCTTCTGGGTCAACTCCAAGAGCTACATGGTCAGCCTGATGAAGGCGTGGTGGGGCGATGCGGCGACCGAGGAGAACGACTACGCGTTCGGCTACCTCCCGCGCCTGACCGGTGACCACGGGACGTACGCGACCGTGATGTCGATGCTGCGCGACGAGATCGACGGCTACTTCCTGCTCGGGCAGAACCCGGCCGTCGGGTCCGCCCACGGCAAGATGCAGCGGCTGGGCCTGTCCCACCTCAAGTGGCTGGTCGTCCGCGACCTCAACCTCATCGAGTCGGCCACCTTCTGGTCCGACGCGCCGGAGATCGAGACGGGCGAGCTCAAGACCGACGAGATCGACACCGAGGTGTTCTTCTTCCCGGCGGCCTCGCACGTGGAGAAGGGCGGGACGTTCACCCAGACCCAGCGGATGCTGCAGTGGCACCACAAGGCGGTGGAGCCGCCGGGCGACGCGCAGAGCGAGCTCGAGTTCTTCTACCTCCTGGGTCAGAAGATCCGCGCACGGCTGGCGGGTTCGACCGACCACCGCGACCGGCCGATCCTCGACCTGACGTGGGACTACCCGCTCGACGAGTCCGGCGAGATCTCGGCCGACGCGGTGCTGCAGGAGATCAACGGCTTCCACCTGACCGGCGACAAGGCCGGGCAGCCGCTGAACACGTTCAACGAGATGAAGCCGGACGGCTCCACCTCGGGCGGCTGCTGGATCTACACCGGCGTCTACGCCGACGGGGTCAACCAGTCGATGCGGCGCAAGGCGGGACGTGACCAGTCCTGGGTCGCCCCTGAGTGGGGCTGGGCCTGGCCGATGAACCGGCGCACGCTCTACAACCGCGCCTCGGCCGACCCCGAGGGCAAGCCGTGGAGCGAGCGCAAGGCGCTGGTCTGGTGGGACGCCGAGGCCAAGAAGTGGACCGGGCACGACGTGCCCGACTTCGAGATCGGCAAGGACCCGTCCTACCGCCCGCCCGAGGGCGCGTCGGGTCCCGCCGGGCTCGCCGGTGACGACCCGTTCATCATGCAGGCGGACGGGAAGGGCTGGCTCTACGCGCCGGCCGGTCTGCTGGACGGACCGATGCCGACGCACTACGAGCCGGCCGAGTCCCCGGTCAGCAACCCGATGTACCGGCAGCAGGCCAACCCGACCCGCGAGGTCTTCCCGCGCGAGGACAACCTGCAGAACCCGTCGGGCGACGAGCCCGGGTCCGAGTTCTACCCGTACGTCTTCACGACCTACCGGCTCACCGAGCACCACACGGCCGGCGGCATGAGCCGCTTCCAGCCGTACCTGTCCGAGCTGCAGCCCGAGTTCTTCTGCGAGGTCTCCCCCGAGCTGGCCCGTGAGCGCGGGCTGGAGAACAACGGCTGGGCGACGATCATCAGCGCCCGGACCGCGATCGAGGCGCGGGTGCTGGTCACCGAGCGGGTCGCCCCGCTGTGGATCGGCGGCAAGACCGTGCACCAGATCGGGCTGCCGTACCACTGGGGCGTCGGCAACCAGGCCCTGATCACGGGCGACTCGGCGAACGACCTGTTCGGGGTCACGCTCGACCCGAACGTGCACATCCAGGAGACCAAGGTCTCCTCGTGCGACATCCAGCCGGGGCGTCGGCCGCGCGGCCCCGCCCTGCTGGAGTACGTGGCGGCCCACCGGGAGCGCGCCGGCGTCACGACCGCCACCGGCAACGTTCAACGGACGCCGCCCGAGGACGCGGACGGGCAGCACGCCCGGTCCGTCCACGCCAGCAACCACGGCGACGAGGCCGGACACCCCGACGAAGGATCCCGATGA
- a CDS encoding GntR family transcriptional regulator, which produces MSIEARELAAADNPLGAATRVANAVRDLVLTGGIAAGARLSQSQLAAEHGVSRIPVRDALQVLAAEGLVELGGTYAVVRGISVAELQELYEMREALEPVATRLAVPNVGLAEVLRMTRLAEQMESSTDPRGWIAANARFHATVYHQAGRPMMVKTVDQLRRLTDRYLHLHLAVIGHVEHLHVEHRAILEAVRRGDANEVADLTLAHLTSSHRFILDYLLTNGSEGDA; this is translated from the coding sequence ATGAGCATCGAGGCCCGCGAGCTGGCGGCGGCGGACAACCCGCTGGGCGCGGCCACCCGTGTCGCCAACGCCGTCCGCGACCTCGTGCTGACCGGCGGCATCGCGGCCGGGGCCCGGCTGTCGCAGTCGCAGCTGGCTGCCGAGCACGGGGTGAGCCGCATCCCGGTCCGCGACGCGCTCCAGGTCCTGGCGGCCGAAGGCCTGGTGGAGCTCGGGGGGACGTACGCCGTCGTCCGCGGCATCTCGGTCGCCGAGCTGCAGGAGCTCTACGAGATGCGCGAGGCCCTCGAACCGGTCGCGACCCGGCTGGCCGTGCCCAACGTGGGGCTCGCCGAGGTGCTCCGGATGACCCGGCTGGCCGAGCAGATGGAGTCGTCCACCGACCCACGCGGCTGGATCGCCGCCAACGCGCGGTTCCACGCCACCGTCTACCACCAGGCGGGCCGGCCGATGATGGTCAAGACCGTCGACCAGCTACGACGCCTGACCGACCGCTACCTGCACCTGCACCTCGCGGTGATCGGCCACGTGGAGCACCTGCACGTCGAGCACCGGGCGATCCTGGAGGCCGTCCGCCGCGGGGACGCCAACGAGGTCGCCGACCTGACGCTGGCGCACCTGACCAGCTCGCACCGCTTCATCCTCGACTACCTGCTGACGAACGGTTCCGAGGGCGACGCCTGA
- a CDS encoding aldehyde dehydrogenase, with product MSVIERAHDVVELPIGSLRTGLRIGGEVLPGGAAPIPVTNPSTGEVFAEVAGADEADIDRAVRVADAAFRSGVWRDMPIQDRALVLNRFADGMAARMEDLYRIETMNNGRPITETKAQITRLPEWYRYNAALLLADRDAVVPMRGDYHSYTSRFPLGVVGILSSFNHPMMITSKSLAPALATGNSVVLKPSEQTPLTALLLSDIAAEAGIPDGVFNVVPGLGPTAGAALTQHRLVRKVVFTGGTGPGRAIAHAAAERFAKATLELGGKSPVLVFDDTPVEVAARGAAFGGFIGAGQTCIAGSRLIVQRSIYDDFVTELARVAESLRVGDPSLPDTQLGPVISERARTRILEYVEAGVAEGARLVTGGRTGRVEGLAGGYFLEPTVLADVSNDMRVAREEVFGPVVVVIPFDDEDDAIRIANDSEFGLGSSVWTRDVARAHRVARQLEMGMVWVNDHHRLDPSSPWGGLRDSGVGREGGWESFHDFTHVRAITVRTAPDDVDWYGGVATDRLN from the coding sequence ATGTCCGTCATCGAACGCGCGCACGACGTCGTCGAGCTGCCCATCGGCAGCCTGCGGACGGGCCTGCGGATCGGCGGTGAGGTGCTCCCCGGGGGCGCCGCGCCGATCCCCGTCACCAACCCCAGCACCGGCGAGGTGTTCGCCGAGGTCGCCGGCGCCGACGAGGCCGACATCGACCGGGCCGTCCGGGTCGCCGACGCCGCGTTCCGCAGCGGGGTGTGGCGCGACATGCCCATCCAGGACCGCGCCCTGGTCCTCAACCGGTTCGCCGACGGCATGGCGGCGCGGATGGAGGACCTCTACCGCATCGAGACCATGAACAACGGTCGCCCGATCACGGAGACGAAGGCGCAGATCACCCGGCTGCCCGAGTGGTACCGCTACAACGCGGCCCTGCTGCTCGCCGACCGCGACGCCGTCGTCCCGATGCGCGGCGACTACCACTCGTACACGAGCCGGTTCCCGCTCGGCGTGGTCGGGATCCTCTCGTCGTTCAACCACCCGATGATGATCACGTCGAAGAGCCTGGCGCCCGCGCTGGCCACCGGCAACAGCGTGGTGCTCAAGCCGTCGGAGCAGACGCCGCTCACGGCTCTCCTGCTCAGCGACATCGCGGCCGAGGCCGGGATCCCGGACGGGGTCTTCAACGTCGTGCCGGGCCTCGGCCCGACCGCCGGGGCCGCGCTCACCCAGCACCGGCTCGTCCGCAAGGTCGTCTTCACCGGCGGCACCGGTCCGGGCCGCGCGATCGCGCACGCCGCGGCCGAGCGCTTCGCCAAGGCGACGCTCGAGCTCGGCGGCAAGTCCCCGGTGCTCGTCTTCGACGACACCCCGGTCGAGGTCGCGGCCCGCGGCGCGGCCTTCGGCGGCTTCATCGGTGCCGGCCAGACCTGCATCGCCGGCAGCCGGCTCATCGTGCAGCGCTCGATCTACGACGACTTCGTCACCGAGCTCGCCCGCGTCGCCGAGTCCCTGCGCGTCGGCGACCCGAGCCTGCCCGACACGCAGCTCGGCCCCGTGATCAGCGAACGGGCCCGGACCCGGATCCTCGAGTACGTCGAGGCCGGGGTCGCCGAGGGGGCCCGCCTCGTCACGGGCGGGCGTACGGGGCGGGTCGAGGGCCTGGCGGGCGGCTACTTCCTCGAGCCGACCGTGCTGGCCGACGTCTCCAACGACATGCGCGTCGCCCGTGAGGAGGTGTTCGGTCCCGTCGTGGTCGTCATCCCCTTCGACGACGAGGACGACGCGATCCGGATCGCGAACGACTCGGAGTTCGGTCTGGGCTCCTCGGTCTGGACCCGCGACGTCGCTCGCGCGCACCGGGTGGCCCGCCAGCTCGAGATGGGGATGGTGTGGGTCAACGACCACCACCGCCTCGACCCCTCGTCCCCGTGGGGCGGCCTGCGCGACAGCGGGGTCGGCCGCGAGGGCGGCTGGGAGTCGTTCCACGACTTCACCCACGTGCGGGCCATCACCGTCCGGACCGCCCCCGACGACGTCGACTGGTACGGCGGCGTCGCGACCGACCGGCTCAACTGA
- a CDS encoding enoyl-CoA hydratase/isomerase family protein, which translates to MPGLESGVDHRGVLTVDIARPGGLLTVADCQELTATLLAPPVGVTAFRLRSSGEAFCLGRERAGTTPGELREESEVLVGLHRALDGTRLLTVAEVSGDAAGFGVGVVASCDLAVAVASSQFSFPEAGIGLAPALVLAWLPALVGEREAFWLTATGLPIDAVRARELGLVNHVVAGAPELVGTTDRSIDAVLRHGSRVHSEIRSMVRAGRALTRDQAFDLSVDRLVVGSLRRGEQPG; encoded by the coding sequence ATGCCGGGCCTCGAGAGCGGGGTCGACCACCGCGGCGTGCTCACGGTCGACATCGCCCGACCGGGCGGCCTGCTGACGGTCGCGGACTGCCAGGAGCTGACCGCGACCCTGCTGGCGCCCCCGGTCGGCGTCACCGCGTTCCGCCTCCGCAGCAGTGGGGAAGCGTTCTGCCTCGGTCGTGAGCGGGCCGGGACGACGCCCGGCGAGCTGCGCGAGGAGAGCGAGGTCCTGGTCGGCCTGCACCGGGCGCTCGACGGGACGCGGCTGCTCACCGTGGCCGAGGTGAGTGGGGACGCGGCCGGCTTCGGCGTCGGGGTGGTCGCGTCGTGCGACCTCGCCGTGGCCGTCGCGAGCAGCCAGTTCTCGTTCCCGGAGGCGGGCATCGGGCTGGCCCCGGCGCTCGTGCTCGCCTGGCTGCCCGCCCTCGTCGGCGAGCGCGAGGCCTTCTGGCTGACCGCGACCGGGCTGCCCATCGACGCCGTCCGGGCGCGTGAGCTCGGCCTGGTCAACCACGTCGTCGCCGGCGCCCCCGAGCTCGTGGGCACCACGGACCGCAGCATCGACGCGGTCCTGCGGCACGGCTCCCGGGTGCACTCCGAGATCCGCTCGATGGTCCGCGCCGGACGTGCGCTGACCCGCGACCAGGCCTTCGACCTCAGCGTCGACCGGCTCGTCGTCGGCTCGCTGCGCCGCGGCGAGCAGCCCGGCTGA
- a CDS encoding MFS transporter, with protein MSTAAPTAPAGPGWRHEITRAQWMVLAATTLGWALDGLDSSLFTLVVGQTTGELLPGLAPASLSFWTGLAVTIYLTGWALGAVVFGALADYIGRVRVLMIGVLAYSVFTGLAAFAPNYGSFVTLRFLAGLGSGVELPIGAALVAEAWNNRFRAKATGVMMSGLAIGFFLATLVYRFVGPYGWRPVLLVGVLPALLVLFVRRHVEEPESMAVVRERRAERKLARAAGAERTTADRFVLVQLFTRPLLRRTVLCTLIAAGALFAFWSVTTWTPAVIRGVVAKDGITGTAAVPYVSNAMAMLYLGGVLGYAAWGFIADAIGRKRAYAVSLVLAILGVGLLYPLADSYTAYLIGLPVVGFGVYSLFSGNSVYFPELFGPAVRASAIAVTNSIGRLATAAGPLLAGIIAAQWFGGSLALAIASVSGLVVLAIIGLAMLPETHGSMALADDQLVTTDDTARVTADVPLRPKVG; from the coding sequence ATGAGCACCGCAGCACCCACCGCCCCCGCAGGCCCCGGCTGGCGCCACGAGATCACGCGCGCCCAGTGGATGGTGCTCGCCGCCACCACGCTGGGGTGGGCGCTCGATGGCCTCGACTCGAGCCTCTTCACCCTGGTGGTCGGCCAGACCACGGGTGAGCTGCTGCCCGGGCTGGCCCCGGCGTCGCTGTCCTTCTGGACCGGCCTGGCCGTGACGATCTACCTCACCGGCTGGGCGCTCGGTGCCGTCGTCTTCGGCGCGCTCGCCGACTACATCGGCCGGGTCCGGGTGCTGATGATCGGCGTCCTGGCCTACTCGGTCTTCACCGGGCTCGCCGCCTTCGCGCCCAACTACGGCAGCTTCGTCACGCTGCGCTTCCTCGCCGGGCTCGGGTCGGGCGTCGAGCTCCCGATCGGGGCCGCCCTCGTGGCGGAGGCCTGGAACAACCGCTTCCGGGCCAAGGCCACCGGCGTGATGATGTCGGGTCTCGCGATCGGCTTCTTCCTCGCCACGCTCGTCTACCGTTTCGTCGGGCCGTACGGCTGGCGCCCCGTCCTGCTGGTCGGCGTGCTGCCGGCGCTCCTGGTGCTCTTCGTGCGCCGTCACGTGGAGGAGCCGGAGTCGATGGCCGTGGTCCGCGAGCGTCGCGCCGAGCGGAAGCTGGCCCGGGCCGCGGGCGCCGAGCGCACGACCGCCGACCGGTTCGTCCTCGTCCAGCTCTTCACCCGCCCGCTGCTGCGCCGCACCGTCCTGTGCACCCTGATCGCCGCCGGCGCGCTGTTCGCCTTCTGGAGCGTCACGACCTGGACCCCGGCGGTGATCCGCGGTGTCGTGGCGAAGGACGGGATCACCGGCACGGCAGCGGTCCCGTACGTCTCGAACGCGATGGCCATGCTCTACCTCGGCGGGGTGCTCGGCTACGCCGCGTGGGGCTTCATCGCCGACGCGATCGGGCGGAAACGGGCGTACGCGGTGAGCCTGGTGCTGGCGATCCTCGGCGTCGGGCTGCTCTACCCGCTGGCCGACTCGTACACCGCCTACCTGATCGGGCTGCCGGTGGTCGGGTTCGGCGTCTACAGCCTGTTCTCCGGCAACTCGGTCTACTTCCCGGAGCTCTTCGGCCCTGCGGTCCGCGCGAGCGCGATCGCGGTGACCAACAGCATCGGCCGGCTCGCGACCGCGGCCGGGCCGCTGCTGGCCGGCATCATCGCGGCGCAGTGGTTCGGCGGGAGCCTCGCGCTTGCCATCGCCTCCGTGTCGGGACTGGTGGTCCTGGCGATCATCGGGCTCGCGATGCTGCCCGAGACGCACGGCAGCATGGCGTTGGCCGACGACCAGCTGGTGACGACGGACGACACCGCTCGCGTCACGGCGGACGTCCCGCTCCGCCCCAAGGTCGGCTGA
- a CDS encoding DUF4333 domain-containing protein gives MTDHDPRAPWAPHPAPLDPYGPSHAYLPPAYTPSPTGVPQPGPAPDGRRLAITGVVLGGLALLGVLLLGVYALTSTFVGSDDGDGSGGSTPIRGTIAPSAGAGLDGPALAAEIARQVRDEGGDPENVTCPATAQVAQDVTTVCHGDVDGDEYAFVVFFEDAKGDYTLLPI, from the coding sequence GTGACCGACCACGACCCGCGCGCGCCCTGGGCGCCCCATCCCGCACCGCTCGACCCGTACGGGCCCTCGCACGCCTACCTGCCGCCCGCGTACACACCGTCCCCGACCGGGGTGCCCCAGCCCGGGCCCGCGCCGGACGGACGCCGCCTGGCGATCACCGGGGTCGTGCTCGGCGGGCTCGCCCTGCTCGGCGTCCTGCTGCTCGGGGTGTACGCGCTGACGAGCACGTTCGTGGGGTCCGACGACGGCGATGGCTCGGGCGGCTCGACGCCGATCCGGGGCACGATCGCGCCGTCGGCCGGGGCCGGGCTGGACGGCCCGGCGCTGGCCGCGGAGATCGCGCGCCAGGTGCGGGACGAGGGTGGCGACCCCGAGAACGTGACCTGCCCGGCCACGGCGCAGGTCGCCCAGGACGTCACGACCGTCTGCCACGGCGACGTCGACGGCGACGAGTACGCGTTCGTCGTGTTCTTCGAGGACGCCAAGGGCGACTACACGCTGCTGCCGATCTGA
- a CDS encoding permease: MSTSLSAPTPVSRRTAMIGLAVLVSVAAVGLSWAKWLPYAQRAGAVATSGSWKGSSLLTTGAGENPFARAWDFTLTYGSAVWKALLVALVVATVLDVLVPKQWLVRVLGRRTPLGGSAAGGLASLPGMMCTCCAAPLAVTMRRAGVPLPAALAFWLGNPVLNPAVLVFLALLAPPSWVLVRVGVGLLLVLGFSALVGVALTRRGGRTAELPAAEEAVRAADEPLVWREVPRRLLVRFARLAVVLVPEYLVVVFLVGLVGATLGDLLGHGGALAVLLAALIGVVLVLPTAGEIPILLGLAAAGASLGVLGALLIVLPAVSLPSAVMVGRALGWKATAATAGATVVAGLLAGGILAAVA, from the coding sequence GTGTCGACCTCGCTCTCCGCGCCCACGCCGGTCTCACGCCGAACGGCGATGATCGGTCTCGCGGTCCTGGTCTCCGTCGCGGCGGTCGGCCTGAGCTGGGCGAAGTGGCTGCCGTACGCACAGCGGGCCGGCGCGGTCGCGACCTCGGGCTCGTGGAAGGGCTCCTCGCTGCTGACCACGGGCGCGGGCGAGAACCCCTTCGCTCGCGCCTGGGACTTCACGCTCACGTACGGCAGCGCCGTCTGGAAGGCGCTGCTCGTCGCCCTCGTCGTCGCGACGGTGCTCGACGTGCTCGTCCCGAAGCAGTGGCTCGTCCGGGTGCTCGGTCGCCGGACGCCGCTGGGCGGGTCGGCCGCAGGTGGTCTGGCCTCCCTGCCCGGGATGATGTGCACCTGCTGCGCCGCACCGCTCGCGGTCACGATGCGCCGCGCCGGTGTGCCCCTGCCCGCGGCGCTCGCCTTCTGGCTCGGCAACCCGGTGCTCAACCCGGCGGTCCTGGTCTTCCTCGCCCTGCTCGCCCCGCCCTCGTGGGTGCTCGTGCGCGTCGGCGTCGGGCTGCTGCTGGTGCTCGGCTTCTCGGCCCTGGTGGGCGTCGCTCTGACGCGCCGCGGCGGGCGCACCGCCGAGCTGCCCGCGGCCGAGGAGGCCGTACGTGCCGCTGACGAACCCCTCGTCTGGCGCGAGGTGCCGCGGCGGCTGCTGGTGCGCTTCGCCCGGCTGGCCGTGGTGCTGGTGCCGGAGTACCTGGTCGTCGTGTTCCTGGTCGGCCTGGTCGGGGCCACGCTGGGTGACCTGCTCGGTCACGGCGGCGCCCTGGCCGTGCTCCTGGCGGCGCTGATCGGTGTCGTCCTGGTGCTCCCGACCGCCGGCGAGATCCCGATCCTGCTCGGCCTGGCCGCCGCGGGCGCGAGCCTCGGTGTGCTGGGCGCCCTGCTGATCGTGCTCCCGGCGGTCAGCCTCCCCTCCGCGGTCATGGTCGGCCGTGCGCTGGGCTGGAAGGCCACCGCCGCCACGGCCGGCGCGACCGTGGTCGCCGGCCTGCTCGCCGGCGGGATCCTGGCCGCCGTCGCCTGA
- a CDS encoding anthranilate synthase component I family protein, whose translation MPTTSATPAGARIAVDLETVSVETSDPLAAYVALRDLVGEEQVFLLESLAGPIADTRASLAGVTGLLEVQVHRSRVTFTGVPDLVTAAADALVHGGVTQPDGAGFRLTSDAGLFDLPRVLDAMFDVERDAERFGFGVLVFHGYDAVRYIERLPRLIDDPPEPAPDAVFALVRALVEIDLTEQTGRLTLASSPGWPELELPAVVAALEVLPTALPEPAVPAPLGVVDDTTQAEFVEHAQQALEHIRVGDIYQVQVGHAITVRTQADELTVYRRMRERNPSPYMSLMPIAGRTVVGASPELFLRLEGRTATMRPIAGTARRSGDAARDELAVERLLSDPKERAEHVMLVDLCRNDMGRVSVAGSVSVDDFMVIEAYSHLFHIVSSVSSTVRAEHDVYDVIRAGFPAGTMTGAPKVRAMEIIEELETSRRGLYAGSFGLIGFGGWTILGLAIRMTVRTGTGDDRAYVLRASAGVVADSTPDGEWAETLTKMGAAYWAVTGEELVS comes from the coding sequence GTGCCGACCACCTCTGCCACGCCCGCCGGCGCCCGGATCGCGGTCGACCTGGAGACGGTGTCCGTCGAGACGTCCGACCCGCTCGCCGCGTACGTCGCCCTGCGCGACCTCGTCGGCGAGGAGCAGGTGTTCCTGCTCGAGTCGCTGGCCGGTCCGATCGCCGACACCCGCGCCTCGCTCGCCGGGGTCACCGGTCTCCTCGAGGTGCAGGTCCACCGCTCGCGCGTCACGTTCACCGGGGTGCCCGACCTGGTGACCGCGGCTGCCGACGCTCTCGTGCACGGCGGCGTCACGCAGCCCGACGGCGCCGGCTTCCGGCTCACCAGCGATGCGGGGTTGTTCGACCTGCCGCGGGTGCTGGACGCGATGTTCGACGTCGAGCGCGACGCGGAACGGTTCGGCTTCGGCGTGCTGGTCTTCCACGGCTACGACGCGGTCCGCTACATCGAGCGGCTGCCGCGCCTCATCGACGACCCGCCCGAGCCCGCGCCGGACGCGGTCTTCGCCCTCGTCCGGGCCCTGGTCGAGATCGACCTGACCGAGCAGACCGGCCGGCTCACCCTCGCCTCGAGCCCGGGGTGGCCCGAGCTCGAGCTGCCCGCGGTCGTCGCGGCGCTCGAGGTGCTGCCGACGGCGCTGCCCGAGCCCGCCGTGCCGGCGCCGCTCGGCGTGGTGGACGACACCACGCAGGCGGAGTTCGTCGAGCACGCCCAGCAGGCGCTGGAGCACATCCGGGTCGGTGACATCTACCAGGTCCAGGTCGGCCACGCGATCACCGTGCGCACGCAGGCCGACGAGCTGACCGTCTACCGGCGGATGCGCGAACGCAACCCGAGCCCGTACATGAGCCTGATGCCCATCGCCGGCCGCACGGTCGTCGGCGCGAGCCCCGAGCTGTTCCTGCGCCTCGAGGGTCGGACCGCGACGATGCGACCGATCGCCGGCACCGCTCGGCGCAGCGGCGACGCGGCGCGCGACGAGCTCGCCGTGGAACGTCTCCTGTCCGACCCCAAGGAACGCGCCGAGCACGTGATGCTCGTCGACCTCTGCCGCAACGACATGGGCCGCGTCTCCGTGGCCGGCTCGGTGTCGGTCGACGACTTCATGGTCATCGAGGCCTACAGCCACCTGTTCCACATCGTCTCGTCCGTCAGCTCGACGGTCCGGGCCGAGCACGACGTCTACGACGTGATCCGGGCCGGTTTCCCCGCCGGCACGATGACCGGCGCCCCGAAGGTGCGGGCGATGGAGATCATCGAGGAGCTCGAGACGAGCCGGCGCGGCCTCTACGCCGGATCATTCGGGTTGATCGGCTTCGGCGGGTGGACCATCCTGGGCCTGGCGATCCGGATGACCGTCCGCACGGGCACGGGCGACGACCGGGCGTACGTCCTGCGGGCCTCCGCCGGCGTGGTCGCGGACTCGACGCCGGACGGCGAGTGGGCCGAGACCCTGACCAAGATGGGCGCGGCCTACTGGGCCGTCACCGGAGAGGAGCTCGTCTCATGA